AACAATTACTAGTAAGATCGGATCCAAATAGATAACCGAAGAAAGAAATATACAATAGAAAAAAGACCCCAATACATTCAGAATGTTCCTCTGTGCGGAAAGGCTTCTGTTGAATTCTATCCTCCTCAATAGAATTATTGCGGTGCTATAATATTTAGAGAATCAAATATGCAATAAGCTTCTCGCCTTCTTCTAGTCGACATTAAATTGACTGCTTGGGTGGTGGAAATATGAGAAAATTTGCATTTATCCTTTTAGTTATGACGTTCTTCTTACTGTTCACTTCATCTTGCATTCTGCCCAATATTCGTCCGTTAGTGGCCAAATCCGGGGGGTTGGAAGGAATCACAGGTCTTCCAAACAACACATTCACTTGGATAGGAACGGACACCGATGGCACTATCATAAAGTACGAATTTAGGAAGGATGGAGGAATATGGGAGAGTTACGGCCTTGCCAACACTTATACTTGGAGCGGTTATTCAGAAGGGAGCCATACTTTTGAAGTGAAAGCCCAAGATAATATGGGGGCATACTCAAATACTGTTATATGGACTTTCGTCTACAGTACTCTTAATCAACCTCCCGTAGTGACTAAACTTGGGGGGTCTGAAGGTACTATTGATAATTCAAATAACAGCTTCTCTTGGAGCGGGACCGACGATAGTGGTATTTCGAAATACGAATATCGGAAAGATGGAGGAGGATGGGTTAATTACGGATTGACTACAAGCTACACTTGGTCCGGTTATTCAAAGGGAAATCATACCTTTGAAGTTAGAGCTCAGGACAATGAAGGTCTGTACTCTGCAGTTGTTTTCTGGGCGTTTTTCTATGAACCCCCGATGCCAACACCAGGAACACTTTTGTGGAAGTATAAGACTGATGGGTGGATATTTTCAAATCCCGCTATTGGTAATGGTGGAACCGTTTATTTCGGTTCTGATGACGGTTATTTGTATGCTGTTGACTCATCAGGTGTTCTAAAATGGAAGCACAACATTGGAGGTGCCGTTCGTTCTAGCCCGTCAATTAGTTCTAGCGGGATCATATATCTTGGTAATACAAATGGCTATTTGTTTGCAATTGATAATACAGGAGCAGAGCTTTGGAAGTTTTTTGTCGGAGGCAGCATATACTCCAGTCCAGCAATAGGTGAGGATGGTTCAATATATGTAACCAGTTCAGGTGGCACCACTTCAAACGGTTATGTATTTGCCTTAAATTCAGACGGGACCAAGAGATGGTCTAGAGGTCCCTTTGGAATTTCTGAGTCTAGCCCTGCTATTGGTGCTGATTCGTCTATTCACTTTGGGGCTTATGATAAAGTGTATGCTCTAAATCCCAGTGGAACGACAAAGTGGAGCTTCACAGTGGGGTACATCTTTTCTCACTGGGTTGATTCTAGCCCCGCTATAAGCTCTTCAGGAAGAATTTATGTTGGTGCAGATCACGGTTATTTCTATTGTCTCTCTGGTTCTTCTGGTACAAAGCTGTGGGAAAATCACGTGGGAGGATATCTTGATTCTAGTCCAGTAATTGATTGCGATGATAACATCTACTTTGGTTCCGGAGATGAACGTCTTTACTGTTTGAATCCTTCAGGTTCCGTGAAGTGGAGCTTCAATACTTACGATTCGATTGAGTCAACTCCCGCCCTGGGTTCAGATGGGACAATTATCTTCGGCTGTCACGACGGCCGCGTCTATGCCTTAAACAGCGATGGTAGCCTGAAGTGGGATTACGTTACTGGAGGAAGAGTTTATTCTAGTCCTGCTATTGGAGATGATGGGACCATCTATATAGGAAGCAACGACGGATATCTGTATGCCATAAGTGATGACAACGGCGGGCTGATGAATGCAGCTACCTGGCCGAAGTTTCAGAAGGATAATTCCAATTCTGGAAGAAAATGAGTTCTTTTCCTCTGCTTAGAAAAACAATTCAGAGCGATGCAATTGACTCCAAAAAGAATTAGCTGGCCTTCTCTCGATTTGTTTATCGTCGATAGTAGCGCAATACTCTTTTATGAAATTCAACTAGTTATATAAGCTTTTGAACGCTTGTCCAGTAATTATTCGCTTTTCTACTCCTGCAGATTGTTGTTTTCTTAGTCTTAACAAATAAGAGAAATTACTTAATGGTTATTATTATTCCACTTTCACTTTTTTCGACCAATGGAATCTCAAAAACGGGCGATACGTACATACCTAGACTTTGAGAAGCATAAGAACCAAACACGACGTTGTCTGCAGAAAAGCGCACCTTCAATGTACCGGTCGACTCGATATTAGGTGTTCGTTCCGTTATTGAAAAAGATATAAAATCATCTTCGTATGATTGCGAAAAGATCTTCTTGTAATAATAAGAGTCAGATATTGGTTCTCCATATTCATCAAATGCTTTCCAGATGATTTGGGAACCTGAAACAGTGAACTCATCAGCAAGTCGAGTAACTTTGGCAGAGAAATCATATATCGTATCCTTCTTCACTTGTTCGGGAAAAAGAATGGTGTGCCAGAGAACTTCCTGCAAAACCACAACTGCTTCTGAAAATTGGTTCTCGAAAACTTGCACAGCGTCAGATATTCCGCCGGCAAATATAATTCCATCACTAGTTACTCCAACAGTCTGCAGGAAAGGATCTTTTCCAGTAGCTAAAACTGCCACCCTGTAGTTACCCACTCCAATGTCGATCTCTACACTCTTAGTTTCACCGGGATTCCCTTCTATTGACACTGTTTTTGGTGCTACGGAAGGATTATCAATATCCCCAATAAAAATTGAAAACCCAGTTGTCCCTTCAGGTATTACATTAGTTTTATAGCTGTCACTATCAGGAAAAGTGACAGTAAGCGCGATAATTCCCATTGGTTCTTCATAAGAAACACAAGAGGTAATAAGTACAAGGATAACGAAGACAGAAGATAAGAAAAACTTGATTTGAGCTTTCATAAGAGCCCCCCTTTTTCTGATTTAAAACCCGAATTTCACTTTTTATCAAAACAAAGAAGATGTTAAAAGTACTAATAAGTGTAGCTATTCATTAATATGATAAGCAAATACTTTTGAAAAACAAAATAGAACAGAAGAGCGCCTTTTGATGAATCTCAGGGGGCTAAGATCAGTGTTGTTTTGCAATGAACGTAACAAAGTATATTCTATGAATGAAAGGAGGAATAACAATGCGTAGGTTGTTTATTCTTTTATTCGTGGTTATTTGTGTGTTGGTTACTGCAATGACTCCTATTAAAGTCAATATTGAGGGTATAGAAGCCAATTATTACGAGGAATATCTGACACTCTTTAATAGTGAACTCAGTTATGATGATGTATTAATCTCCACCATTATGGACGGAGACACTTTCACAATGATCAGACACAAGTCCCTGAACTTCATAGAGCTTCTGAGACTAATTGGTGTTGATGCCCCCAATAGCAAAGGCTCTGATGAAAAACTAGAATACTTTGGAAATGAGGCCGCAGATTTTGCCCGTTCCATACTTGAAAATCGAAAGTGTGCACTTTCTTATGATCAAATTCCTATGGATACTTATGGAAGGATCCTGGGTTATGTTTGGGTTCCAGCAACTTTTAAGGGAAACGAATACAAGGTATTGTTCAACCTTCTTCTTATCACTAATGGGTACGGCCACGCCTATACAATCTACCCTTTTGAAGATAGGTATATGGAAGTTTTTATTGAAGCAGAGAGAATTGCCAGGATTGATAAGCAAGGTTTGTGGGGTAGCGAGGAGTTTGCAAATATGCCACCCGAACCTGAGTACAACCCGATTGTATATATCACAAATACTGGCACAATGTATCATCAGGCACATTATCAGCATTTGCTTCAAAGCAAGATTGCTATAAGACTTTCTGAAGTCGTTAGACGCGGATATACGCCCTGCGGCATATGTAGTCCACCTAGACTTATATTGGTAGGAAAAGAAACAAGTAACTAATGGATTCGCTGTAAAGATACAGTGAAAGGAGGAAAACAATGAAAAAAGTTATGGTATTGTTCTTGATTTTGTTGGTAACAACAGTATCACTTGCGAACCTTTACGCCGTTACAACTGAAGGTCGAGTAGTTCTTCTTAAAAACAACGGTACCTGGAAGTATGAGGACGTTCAACTTGGCAGCAAACCGGTTATGGAGATTGATAAGCCCCTAATCGCCGGGGATCTATCAATAACTCTGAAGGAGATCGCCAGAATAGACAAAGAATACGTGGTACTTGATCTCCTCGTTCAGAATAACGATTCAGAACCAAAAGCCTTTGTAGTAATGGTCCTTTATCTTCGAGACAAGCAAGGATATACTTATTCCGGTACTTTTATGTTTGATCCGCCGGCAAAGTATGATAGAACCTTCCAGGGTGATATCGCACCAAATGGTGGGATAGCAAGGGGCGCGGTGTTCTTTGAAATACCCAGAGAAACAGAAATCGTGGAATTGAGTTATGGCTTTATGGGTGAGTTATTTGCAGATATATCCAAAGTTGCTGCTGGTCTATAAACTTCAGCAGGAAGGAGCCAAGACAGATGGCCTACTACACGGACCTCTTTTCGCCAGAAACATATGAAGCTTTTTCAAAGTCGGATAGAACTATCTCTGGATTTCGAATGCGGCACAAGAATCTAGCGAGCAGAGTGAACATCGGAGATAAGCTTATATGTTATCTAACCAAGCTCTCTCGCTGGGTTGGCATACTAGAAGTGATCAGCAAACCTTTTGTTGATGATTCTCCCCGTTTCTACGAAGCAGACGACCCGTTTGCGGTGAGGTTCAAGGTCAAGCCACTGGTCTGGCTAGAAGTTGAAAAAGCCCTGCCAATACACAAGCCTGAGATATGGAATGGTCTGTCTTTTACTAGAGACCTTCCGCCGAACTCCAACGCCTGGACCGGGAAGGTCAGGGGCAGTCTTGTTAGACTGGATGACGAAGACGGCGAATTCCTGGAAACTACGCTATTCAAGCAGGAACACTCCGGGAGGTTGTTCGCATACGACGTCGAAGCCTACAAGAAGTATCTATTACCTAGAGTCAGAGGTGAGAAGAAAGATATACCTGTATCCGTCCCAACGGATGAGGACTCTGAAGATACGGAAATCCTTGCAGAACAAGCAGATGTGCGCGAGTCAATCAAGATTCAAGCCTTACTGGCAGATATTGGCGCCAAGATGGGAATGAAGATATGGATTCCCAGAAATGATCGAAGCAGAGTACTTTCTGAGTCTAAGAGCGGCAACCTAGCGATTTTGGAGAGGCTACCGCTCAATTATGATGAGATTACTCTGAAAACGATAGAGCAGATTGATGTTCTCTGGTTGAAGGGAAGATCGATCAAGAGGGCTTTCGAGGTAGAGCATACCACTTCAATCTATTCCGGCATTCTCAGAATGGCCGATCTGCTGGCGCTTCAGCCGAATATGGACATTAAGCTTCACATAGTAGCACCTTTTTCCAGAAAGGATAAGGCCTTTCAAGAACTGCAAAGACCTGTTTTTTCGTTACTAGAACGTGGTCCTTTGTTTGAGACTTGCACATACCTTTCATACGAAAGCGTAAGAGAGATAGCTTCTCTTCCTCACCTCGTACATCTCTCAGACGATGTATTAGAGGACTACAGCGAGAATGCTGAGGATTAGGCATAGTAGCGGCAAAAAGGATCCCAAAAGTCTGCATTGTCACAACTCAGGAGGCAGACTATGAAGGGTTCAGATGCAAAAGCTATAGGTAGCGTCGAAATGGACCTTCAGATAATCAAAAAGAACTTGGATAGGCTAAATAAGAGATTAAACCCGGATACCGCAAGGAGTATGCTTGCTGAAATTTCCTTCACGCTATCCACATCATCGCAAATCCTTGCAGATGCTATTGAATCTCTGGATAGATTATCGAATCAGAAAGATAGATAGGTACTTCAGGTTACGGCCTGAAAGAAAGGGATTTCCCAAACCAGAAATTAGGAGGTGTATGCGTGTACTCTTTCGAGGGAGTGAAACAAATACTTGAAACATCCATCGATAGTCTTGTGGACAACTTCATAAAGGAGCCGTATATCCATCGTTGTGAGCACTCTCTTCATTGTGAACTCTATACTATGTTAACTTCCCACAGAGCTTTGCAGGGTTTGTACCCTATAGGAAACAGCCCGTATAAGGCTTCGCTCGTACACAAAGAGTGGCCAGAGCCTCTACGGAGAAAAGGAAAGCGTGGTAGAGGAAAAGTTGATCTCGCCATTTTGAATAGGGAAGACCTTATGGATCCCGTAGCAGCAAGTAGGAAGTCCGGACTGTTGCCTCAACGGGTTCGACCATTCAAAGAAATAGAGGTCTTCACTAGGGGATTTTTAATGCCGGCCTTTATTGTTGAACTTGGCCTCAATTACAAAGTCGCTACCCACCTGCGGCCGGACCACGATAAACTTCTAAACAGCGGTTACAGTAAAGGTGGTAAAGATAGGGGGGCCTATCTGGTGCATCTTTGGCAGCCACACAGGGGTATAAAAGATAAAAAAGTAGTGTGGAAGGATTTGAACGCTTTTATTAGTACATCAAACGTGGAAGTCGCGATAGTAGTGTTCACTGCTTCCCACATATGGGTCAAACACCTGTCTGACAAGGTAATCACGGAAACACCTATCTGACAACAAGATACTCCAGAAAGCGCCTATGTGAAGCTAATTAAAAAATGTTCAATGAAATCTGACCCACTTCCAGCGGAAAGATCAGCCTGAACATTTGAAAAGATAGAGGGAGGTGATCTCTATGGAAGAGTACGGAGGTTTTGGAAATGGTGAGTTCTCTGAGATTGCAAATAGCATTTTGGGCGAAATGTATCGGGAAAGTCGCTTGGAAGAAGGTCTGCTTTCGGATGAAGAAATAATGGGCACAAAAAGAATCAGAACCGGTGTGCGCAGCGAACAGATTCCGGAAATCATTAGAAGCGCAACAGGTATGACAGAGTTCAACTGCTATCCTGGTTACCCATCGAATACTTGTTATCAGACAGCATTCTTCATTTCTCTGAACTCAAAGTTGATTGCCAGGAGTAGCGGACACCTTCACTTTCGGAAGATTGTTGAACGCATTAAGGAACATATGCTACTTAAATGTGAAAGAACAACGAGGAACATAATCATAATCACCGATAGCTGGGATGCACGTATTGCAAGCAATGAGCAGACCTATATAAACAAGATAAAGAGCCAGGCTAATGTAGAGCTCTATTTCTTTGCTGTTAGCCCCGTCTTTTTCGTAACTCGAGTACCAATTTGACGACAGGACAGAAACTACCAGC
This genomic stretch from Mesotoga sp. UBA6090 harbors:
- a CDS encoding PQQ-binding-like beta-propeller repeat protein yields the protein MRKFAFILLVMTFFLLFTSSCILPNIRPLVAKSGGLEGITGLPNNTFTWIGTDTDGTIIKYEFRKDGGIWESYGLANTYTWSGYSEGSHTFEVKAQDNMGAYSNTVIWTFVYSTLNQPPVVTKLGGSEGTIDNSNNSFSWSGTDDSGISKYEYRKDGGGWVNYGLTTSYTWSGYSKGNHTFEVRAQDNEGLYSAVVFWAFFYEPPMPTPGTLLWKYKTDGWIFSNPAIGNGGTVYFGSDDGYLYAVDSSGVLKWKHNIGGAVRSSPSISSSGIIYLGNTNGYLFAIDNTGAELWKFFVGGSIYSSPAIGEDGSIYVTSSGGTTSNGYVFALNSDGTKRWSRGPFGISESSPAIGADSSIHFGAYDKVYALNPSGTTKWSFTVGYIFSHWVDSSPAISSSGRIYVGADHGYFYCLSGSSGTKLWENHVGGYLDSSPVIDCDDNIYFGSGDERLYCLNPSGSVKWSFNTYDSIESTPALGSDGTIIFGCHDGRVYALNSDGSLKWDYVTGGRVYSSPAIGDDGTIYIGSNDGYLYAISDDNGGLMNAATWPKFQKDNSNSGRK
- a CDS encoding thermonuclease family protein, which gives rise to MRRLFILLFVVICVLVTAMTPIKVNIEGIEANYYEEYLTLFNSELSYDDVLISTIMDGDTFTMIRHKSLNFIELLRLIGVDAPNSKGSDEKLEYFGNEAADFARSILENRKCALSYDQIPMDTYGRILGYVWVPATFKGNEYKVLFNLLLITNGYGHAYTIYPFEDRYMEVFIEAERIARIDKQGLWGSEEFANMPPEPEYNPIVYITNTGTMYHQAHYQHLLQSKIAIRLSEVVRRGYTPCGICSPPRLILVGKETSN
- a CDS encoding DUF4352 domain-containing protein, whose protein sequence is MKKVMVLFLILLVTTVSLANLYAVTTEGRVVLLKNNGTWKYEDVQLGSKPVMEIDKPLIAGDLSITLKEIARIDKEYVVLDLLVQNNDSEPKAFVVMVLYLRDKQGYTYSGTFMFDPPAKYDRTFQGDIAPNGGIARGAVFFEIPRETEIVELSYGFMGELFADISKVAAGL